A part of Desulfovibrio psychrotolerans genomic DNA contains:
- a CDS encoding two-component system sensor histidine kinase NtrB, which produces MENTTIQDLIGIEHSKLNFFQELQQTIVELKASHEKSEAQRREFAAIFDGITDLMMVLSEDMRIISVNHVFMEIFPEGDPRGKYCYELFTGNNVPCPKCPAFQSLRYDKVSKETAIFRIGNRNMHFEMVSSPLKSPHLKEHQVVIFKRNVTMEKEYQAKFYQAEKMATMGVLAAGVAHEINNPLTAVSGFAEGIRRRIPKLEGHMDEKLIDDFKEYTDTILKECQRCQAIVQTLLTFSRPTKAAFQPVDINSVVEDTVRILQHHFKKRPGLTVVLQLQRGLPHIIGDEAQLKQVALNLLTNAVDAIEDNGTVTVTTDHAPETQGVRLMVQDTGCGIPEDKLNKLFEPFFTTKPVGKGIGIGLATCYSIVQEHEGDISITSALGEGTCFTVTLPQTQVGVHA; this is translated from the coding sequence ATGGAAAACACCACCATTCAGGATCTCATCGGCATTGAGCACAGCAAGCTCAACTTCTTTCAGGAACTGCAGCAGACCATTGTGGAACTGAAGGCCAGCCATGAGAAGTCAGAGGCACAACGCAGAGAGTTTGCCGCTATTTTCGACGGCATTACCGACCTTATGATGGTGCTCTCGGAAGACATGCGCATCATTTCCGTGAACCATGTGTTCATGGAAATATTCCCGGAAGGGGACCCGCGCGGCAAATACTGCTACGAGCTGTTCACCGGCAACAATGTTCCCTGCCCCAAGTGCCCGGCCTTTCAGTCTCTTCGCTACGACAAGGTGAGCAAAGAGACGGCCATCTTCCGCATCGGCAACCGCAACATGCACTTCGAAATGGTCTCGTCGCCGCTCAAAAGCCCGCACCTCAAGGAACATCAGGTGGTTATCTTCAAGCGAAACGTGACCATGGAAAAAGAGTATCAGGCCAAGTTCTATCAGGCGGAGAAAATGGCCACCATGGGTGTGCTGGCCGCAGGCGTGGCGCACGAGATAAACAACCCCCTCACGGCGGTTTCCGGCTTTGCAGAAGGCATCAGGCGGCGCATTCCCAAGCTTGAAGGGCATATGGATGAAAAACTCATCGACGACTTCAAGGAATACACAGATACCATTCTGAAGGAATGCCAGCGCTGTCAGGCCATTGTCCAGACGCTGCTCACCTTCAGCAGACCCACCAAGGCGGCCTTTCAGCCGGTGGATATCAATTCCGTGGTGGAGGATACCGTGCGCATTCTCCAGCACCATTTCAAAAAGCGTCCCGGCCTTACGGTGGTATTGCAGTTGCAGCGGGGGCTGCCGCACATCATCGGTGACGAGGCCCAGCTCAAGCAGGTGGCCCTGAACCTGCTCACCAACGCCGTAGACGCCATAGAAGACAACGGAACCGTCACCGTTACCACCGATCATGCGCCGGAAACGCAAGGCGTGCGCCTCATGGTGCAGGACACAGGCTGCGGAATCCCGGAAGACAAGCTCAACAAGCTGTTCGAGCCGTTTTTCACCACAAAGCCCGTGGGCAAGGGAATCGGCATCGGCCTTGCCACCTGCTACTCCATTGTTCAGGAGCATGAAGGAGACATCAGCATCACCAGCGCACTCGGGGAGGGCACGTGCTTTACGGTCACGTTGCCGCAAACACAGGTGGGAGTACATGCATAG
- a CDS encoding sigma-54-dependent transcriptional regulator has translation MHSKSYSVLVIDDEESILKLLERELATTERSVETASSGRTAREKLNKKRFDVIISDIRLPDADGLDLLTEFRSMYPDMEIILITGHGDIDNAVEAMRIGAYDYIPKPFNLDRIELVVERAYQRSCLQRENRTFRHSKTSTPPSKLVGNSSVVKHLRYLINKVAPTEVPVLITGESGAGKDVVAQAIQNASNRSDKPFIIKNCATLQKELIRSELFGHTRGSFTGATEDREGLLGFADTGTLFLDEIGELPLELQGSLLRVLEARRYRRVGEKTERCIDIRFIFATSRNLTQGVEDGTFNEALYHRINVFNIQIPPLKERKEDLSLLAEHFLGRMAANFGQQPPAISDKAMQALLAYHWPGNVRELRNVLERSLILCENNVITDRALPQELVAKAAERRNAGNGIFSLDEVEREHILRALQFFNGNRLHAAQALGIGRKTLYRKLEKYSIS, from the coding sequence ATGCATAGCAAGAGTTACAGCGTTCTCGTCATTGACGATGAGGAATCCATTCTGAAGCTGCTTGAACGTGAACTGGCAACCACAGAACGCTCGGTAGAAACAGCCTCAAGCGGGCGCACGGCGCGCGAGAAGCTGAACAAAAAGCGTTTTGACGTCATTATCTCCGATATCCGCCTGCCGGACGCAGACGGATTGGATCTGCTGACAGAATTCCGCAGCATGTACCCCGACATGGAGATCATACTCATCACCGGTCACGGCGACATAGACAACGCTGTGGAGGCAATGCGCATCGGTGCCTACGACTACATTCCCAAACCCTTCAATCTGGACAGAATTGAACTGGTGGTGGAGCGCGCCTACCAGCGATCCTGCCTGCAACGGGAAAACAGAACCTTCAGACACAGCAAGACAAGCACACCCCCCTCCAAACTGGTGGGCAATTCCTCCGTGGTGAAGCACCTGCGGTATCTCATAAACAAGGTCGCCCCCACAGAGGTGCCCGTGCTCATCACGGGCGAGAGCGGAGCAGGCAAAGACGTTGTGGCGCAGGCCATTCAAAATGCCAGCAACCGCAGCGATAAGCCTTTCATCATCAAAAACTGCGCGACCCTGCAGAAAGAACTCATCCGCAGCGAGCTTTTCGGACACACCCGCGGCTCCTTCACCGGGGCAACGGAAGATCGTGAAGGCCTGCTGGGCTTTGCCGATACAGGCACGCTGTTTCTGGATGAAATAGGCGAACTGCCGCTGGAACTTCAGGGTTCACTGCTGCGTGTGCTGGAGGCCCGCCGCTACCGCAGGGTGGGAGAAAAAACGGAACGCTGCATCGATATCCGCTTCATCTTCGCCACCAGCCGCAACCTTACGCAAGGAGTGGAGGATGGCACCTTCAACGAGGCGCTCTACCACCGCATAAATGTCTTCAACATTCAGATTCCGCCCCTCAAGGAACGCAAAGAAGACCTGTCCCTGCTTGCGGAACACTTTCTCGGGCGCATGGCAGCCAACTTCGGCCAGCAACCCCCCGCCATTTCAGACAAGGCCATGCAGGCCCTGCTTGCATACCACTGGCCGGGCAACGTGCGCGAACTGCGCAACGTGCTGGAACGCAGCCTCATACTCTGCGAGAACAATGTCATCACAGACCGTGCCCTGCCGCAGGAGCTGGTAGCCAAGGCGGCCGAGCGCCGCAACGCGGGCAACGGCATCTTTTCGCTGGATGAGGTGGAGCGGGAACATATTCTGCGGGCACTGCAGTTCTTCAACGGCAACCGCCTGCACGCGGCGCAAGCCTTGGGCATTGGCAGAAAAACGCTGTACCGGAAGCTGGAAAAATATTCTATCTCATGA
- a CDS encoding iron-containing alcohol dehydrogenase produces the protein MAVREEVYGFFIPSVTLMGIGAHKEIPNKIKALGSKKPLLVTDKGITAVGITQQIVDLLKANGMDCVVYDETIPNPTDKNVHDGVDVYKKNKCDSLITLGGGSSHDCGKGVGLVIANGGKIHDFEGVDKSTKPMPPYIAVNTTAGTASEMTRFCIITDTSRKVKMAIVDWRVTPTIAIDDPLLMMGMPPALTAATGMDALTHAVEAYVSTIATPMTDACAEKSIKLIFQFLRRAVANGQDIEAREGMCYAQYLAGMAFNNASLGHVHAMAHQLGGFYDLPHGECNAILLPHVEQFNLIARVERFAEMATWMGENISGLSPRDAAEKALVGIRKLSEDVGIPSGLIELGKRYGKDVKAEDIPTMTANAQKDACGLTNPRCPRDSDVAAIYKAAL, from the coding sequence ATGGCAGTAAGAGAGGAAGTGTATGGTTTCTTTATTCCCAGCGTAACGCTTATGGGCATTGGTGCCCATAAGGAAATCCCCAACAAGATCAAGGCGCTTGGCAGCAAAAAACCTTTGCTGGTAACCGACAAGGGTATCACCGCTGTCGGCATTACGCAGCAGATAGTCGACCTGCTCAAAGCAAACGGCATGGACTGCGTGGTCTATGACGAAACCATACCCAACCCCACTGACAAGAACGTGCACGACGGCGTTGACGTCTACAAGAAGAACAAGTGCGACTCCCTCATCACTCTTGGTGGCGGCAGCTCGCACGACTGCGGCAAGGGTGTCGGCCTCGTCATCGCCAACGGTGGCAAGATTCATGATTTCGAAGGCGTGGACAAGTCCACCAAGCCCATGCCCCCCTATATTGCGGTAAACACCACCGCAGGCACCGCTTCTGAAATGACCCGCTTCTGCATCATCACCGATACGTCCCGCAAGGTGAAGATGGCTATCGTTGACTGGCGCGTCACCCCCACCATCGCCATCGACGATCCGCTGCTCATGATGGGCATGCCCCCTGCCCTGACCGCAGCCACCGGCATGGACGCCCTGACGCACGCCGTGGAAGCCTATGTTTCCACCATTGCCACCCCCATGACCGACGCATGCGCCGAAAAGTCCATTAAGCTCATTTTCCAGTTCCTGCGCCGTGCCGTTGCCAACGGTCAGGATATCGAAGCCCGCGAAGGCATGTGCTACGCACAGTATCTGGCCGGTATGGCGTTCAATAACGCCAGCCTCGGCCATGTGCACGCCATGGCACACCAGTTGGGCGGCTTCTATGACCTGCCCCATGGCGAATGCAATGCCATTCTGCTGCCGCATGTGGAACAGTTCAACCTCATCGCCCGTGTGGAACGCTTTGCCGAAATGGCAACCTGGATGGGTGAAAACATCAGTGGCCTCAGCCCCAGAGACGCCGCCGAAAAGGCCCTCGTCGGCATCCGCAAACTCTCTGAAGACGTGGGCATTCCTTCCGGCCTCATCGAACTCGGCAAGCGGTACGGAAAGGACGTGAAGGCCGAAGATATCCCCACCATGACCGCCAATGCACAGAAAGACGCCTGTGGCCTGACAAACCCCCGTTGTCCCAGAGACAGCGATGTCGCGGCCATCTACAAGGCAGCCCTGTAG
- a CDS encoding 4Fe-4S dicluster domain-containing protein produces MPETSAKDGYNSTFLQQVQEGSEQNLNRCYQCGNCTAGCPLSFAYDIPVNRIMRMLQAGERHAVLSSKAIWLCASCETCTTRCPNEIDVARIMDVLRHMARREGLVAEPPVRHLWDAFLKSVEKYGRVFEAGMMANFVGRTGRFWTDADLAPVAIGKGKLGFRPHSIKHQNEVQRIFARFREQQ; encoded by the coding sequence ATGCCCGAAACGAGCGCAAAAGACGGTTATAACAGTACATTTCTGCAACAAGTGCAGGAAGGAAGCGAACAGAACCTGAACCGTTGCTACCAGTGTGGCAACTGTACCGCAGGCTGCCCGCTTTCCTTCGCCTATGATATCCCGGTCAACCGCATCATGCGCATGCTGCAGGCGGGAGAAAGACACGCGGTGCTCTCCTCCAAGGCCATATGGCTGTGCGCCTCGTGCGAAACCTGCACCACCCGCTGCCCCAATGAAATCGACGTGGCCCGCATCATGGATGTGCTGCGCCACATGGCACGGCGAGAAGGACTGGTGGCGGAACCACCCGTACGGCACCTGTGGGATGCCTTTCTCAAGTCCGTGGAAAAATACGGGCGCGTGTTCGAGGCGGGCATGATGGCCAACTTTGTGGGCCGCACAGGCCGCTTCTGGACAGATGCGGACCTTGCCCCCGTAGCCATCGGCAAGGGCAAGCTGGGCTTCAGGCCGCACAGCATCAAGCACCAGAATGAGGTGCAGCGCATTTTCGCCCGTTTCAGGGAACAGCAGTAG
- a CDS encoding CoB--CoM heterodisulfide reductase iron-sulfur subunit B family protein, translating into MLQYAYYPGCSGLSSSIEYDVSTRALCKSLGVELVDIPDWNCCGSTPAHASDHLLSASLVARNLAIAESMGVAGIITPCPSCLKNLKTTSLRMQRKSFHEKVESIVERPVRADLPIRSVLQTVLEQCEPEAIAKHVSKPLKGLKVVPYYGCIMNRPPDVMTFDDPENPTSLDRLMSALGAEVLPFPHKVDCCGASLGLIRRELVTRLSGRILDTAAALGADAIVTACPMCQMNLDMRQGQINRANGTRHSMPVFYYTQLAGLALGQSESCLCMDKLCVSPSRALSQMGTPAQEERAR; encoded by the coding sequence ATGTTGCAATATGCCTATTATCCCGGATGCTCCGGCCTGAGCTCCTCGATAGAGTACGATGTTTCCACCCGCGCCCTCTGCAAATCGCTGGGCGTGGAACTGGTGGATATTCCGGACTGGAACTGCTGCGGCTCCACCCCCGCACATGCCAGCGATCACCTGCTTTCTGCCAGTCTTGTGGCGCGCAACCTCGCCATTGCCGAATCCATGGGCGTGGCGGGCATAATAACCCCGTGCCCGAGCTGCCTGAAGAATCTGAAAACCACCAGCCTGCGCATGCAGCGCAAGAGTTTTCATGAAAAGGTGGAAAGCATTGTGGAACGCCCCGTGCGCGCCGACCTTCCCATCCGCTCTGTCCTGCAGACCGTGCTGGAACAGTGCGAGCCGGAAGCCATTGCAAAGCACGTCTCCAAGCCGCTCAAGGGCTTGAAGGTCGTCCCCTATTACGGCTGCATCATGAACCGCCCGCCGGATGTCATGACCTTTGATGATCCGGAAAACCCCACCAGCCTCGACAGGCTCATGAGCGCACTCGGTGCCGAGGTGCTGCCCTTCCCCCACAAGGTGGATTGCTGCGGTGCTTCCCTCGGGCTTATCCGGCGCGAGCTGGTCACCCGTCTTTCCGGCCGCATTCTGGATACGGCGGCGGCGCTGGGTGCGGATGCCATCGTCACCGCCTGCCCCATGTGCCAGATGAATCTCGACATGCGGCAGGGCCAGATAAACAGGGCCAACGGCACCCGCCACAGCATGCCCGTCTTTTATTACACGCAGCTTGCGGGTCTTGCGCTCGGGCAGAGCGAATCCTGCCTGTGCATGGACAAACTCTGCGTCAGCCCCTCCCGCGCCCTGAGCCAGATGGGAACACCTGCCCAAGAGGAGCGTGCACGATGA
- a CDS encoding CoB--CoM heterodisulfide reductase iron-sulfur subunit A family protein has translation MNIGVFVCHCGSNIAGTVDTEQVAAAARRFPDVAFATDTMYACSEPGQAGIIQAIHEYGLDGIVVASCTPRMHEATFRKTLERAGINKYLFEMANIREHVSWIGKDKKANTNKATDLVQMAVAKLRNNSELHAGEFEINKRVMVIGGGVAGIQAALDCADGGLQVILVERESTIGGKMAKLDKTFPTVDCSSCILGPRMVDVAQHPNITLYAMSEVESVNGFVGNFDVSIRKKATYVDWDACTGCGQCMEKCPSKKAEDRFNEGVGTTTAINIPFPQAIPKKAVIDPQACIMLTKGKCGACAKLCPTQAIRFEQRDELVQEQVGAIIAATGYDLFDHTLYGEYGGGRYPDVITSIQYERLLSASGPTGGHIKRPSDGKEPRNIVFIQCVGSRDPSVNRPYCSGFCCMYTAKQAILTKDHIPDSQSYVFYMDIRSPGKLYDEFTRRAMEEYGARYIRGRVSTIQPRNGHYVVKGADTIMGSQVEIDADLVVLAVGAEAAKGAGALAEKLRISYDGYGFFMEGHPKLKPVETNTAGVYLAGSCQGPKDIPASVAQGSAAASKVQALFSKDKLASDPQVSGVAMQRCVGCGKCESTCPFGAIEMTEFRGMPKASVVETVCQGCGVCAVTCPQGAIQLQHFTDNQILAEVNALCPY, from the coding sequence ATGAATATCGGCGTTTTTGTGTGCCACTGCGGCTCCAACATCGCGGGCACGGTGGATACGGAACAGGTTGCAGCGGCGGCCCGCCGCTTTCCCGACGTAGCCTTTGCCACAGACACCATGTACGCCTGTTCGGAACCCGGTCAGGCGGGCATCATACAGGCCATCCATGAATACGGGCTGGACGGCATAGTCGTCGCCTCCTGCACGCCCCGCATGCACGAGGCAACCTTCCGCAAAACGCTGGAGCGTGCGGGAATCAACAAATATCTCTTTGAAATGGCCAACATACGCGAGCACGTCTCGTGGATCGGCAAAGACAAAAAGGCCAACACAAACAAAGCCACAGACCTCGTCCAGATGGCCGTTGCCAAGCTGCGCAACAACAGCGAGCTGCACGCGGGCGAGTTCGAGATCAACAAGCGCGTCATGGTCATCGGCGGCGGCGTGGCGGGCATTCAGGCTGCGCTGGACTGCGCAGACGGCGGGCTGCAAGTCATTCTGGTAGAGCGCGAATCCACCATCGGCGGCAAAATGGCCAAGCTGGACAAAACCTTCCCCACGGTGGACTGTTCCAGCTGTATCCTCGGCCCCCGCATGGTGGATGTGGCCCAGCATCCCAACATCACGCTGTACGCCATGTCCGAAGTGGAAAGCGTGAACGGTTTCGTGGGCAATTTCGATGTCAGCATCCGCAAAAAGGCCACGTATGTGGATTGGGATGCCTGCACCGGCTGCGGCCAGTGCATGGAAAAATGCCCCAGCAAAAAGGCAGAGGACCGTTTCAATGAAGGCGTGGGCACCACCACGGCCATCAATATCCCCTTCCCGCAGGCCATTCCCAAAAAAGCCGTCATAGATCCCCAGGCGTGCATCATGCTCACCAAGGGCAAATGCGGCGCATGCGCCAAACTGTGCCCCACTCAGGCCATCCGCTTTGAACAACGGGACGAGCTCGTGCAGGAGCAGGTGGGTGCCATCATCGCAGCCACGGGCTACGACCTGTTCGACCACACCCTGTACGGCGAATACGGCGGGGGAAGGTATCCGGACGTAATCACGTCCATTCAGTATGAGCGCCTGCTCTCGGCATCCGGTCCCACGGGCGGGCATATCAAACGCCCTTCCGACGGGAAGGAACCGCGCAATATCGTGTTCATCCAGTGCGTGGGCTCGCGGGACCCATCCGTAAACCGCCCGTACTGTTCCGGCTTCTGCTGCATGTACACGGCAAAGCAGGCCATCCTGACCAAAGACCATATTCCGGATTCACAGTCCTATGTCTTCTATATGGACATCCGCTCCCCCGGAAAACTCTATGACGAGTTCACCAGACGCGCCATGGAGGAATACGGAGCCCGCTACATCCGCGGGCGTGTTTCCACCATTCAGCCCCGCAACGGCCACTACGTGGTCAAGGGGGCAGATACCATCATGGGTTCGCAGGTAGAGATTGATGCAGACCTTGTTGTGCTGGCTGTGGGCGCAGAGGCCGCCAAAGGTGCCGGTGCCCTCGCCGAGAAGCTGCGCATATCCTACGACGGGTATGGCTTCTTCATGGAAGGCCACCCCAAGCTCAAACCCGTAGAAACCAACACGGCAGGCGTCTATCTGGCCGGTTCCTGCCAGGGCCCCAAAGACATACCCGCCTCCGTGGCACAGGGCAGCGCGGCCGCCAGCAAAGTGCAGGCGCTGTTTTCCAAAGATAAGCTCGCCAGCGATCCGCAGGTTTCCGGCGTGGCCATGCAACGCTGCGTGGGCTGCGGCAAGTGTGAATCCACCTGCCCGTTCGGTGCCATCGAGATGACGGAATTCCGCGGCATGCCCAAAGCCTCCGTGGTGGAAACCGTGTGCCAGGGCTGCGGCGTGTGCGCCGTAACCTGCCCGCAGGGAGCCATTCAGCTCCAGCACTTTACCGATAACCAGATTCTTGCCGAGGTGAACGCCTTATGCCCGTACTAG
- a CDS encoding hydrogenase iron-sulfur subunit, with protein MPVLEGKELRIVGFLCNWCSYGGADTAGVGRFAQPTDLRIIKLPCTGRVNPLFVVRAFLNGADGVLVSGCHPGDCHYTAGNYYARRRLEVLRELLDVMGINPERFHYTWVSASEGQKWKQVVSDFTARIHALGPAATFTGCPAVTGQIGAAVEIGGIGETGETGMKAAG; from the coding sequence ATGCCCGTACTAGAAGGAAAAGAACTGCGCATAGTGGGATTTCTCTGCAACTGGTGCTCCTACGGGGGCGCAGACACGGCAGGGGTGGGGCGTTTTGCCCAGCCCACAGACCTGCGCATCATCAAGCTTCCCTGCACGGGACGCGTGAATCCGCTCTTTGTGGTGCGTGCCTTTCTCAACGGCGCAGACGGCGTGCTGGTTTCCGGCTGTCATCCCGGCGACTGCCACTACACCGCGGGCAACTACTACGCCCGCAGGCGGCTGGAAGTGCTGCGCGAGCTGCTGGATGTCATGGGCATCAATCCGGAACGTTTCCACTACACGTGGGTTTCCGCCTCAGAAGGCCAGAAGTGGAAACAGGTGGTCAGCGACTTTACCGCGCGCATTCATGCCCTCGGCCCCGCCGCCACCTTCACAGGCTGTCCGGCCGTTACGGGGCAAATCGGCGCAGCCGTTGAAATCGGTGGAATCGGCGAAACCGGTGAAACCGGCATGAAGGCCGCAGGCTAA
- a CDS encoding 4Fe-4S dicluster domain-containing protein, whose protein sequence is MTQHTQELRKLIAQELPNLDVVLAWTHGHNSLTSTPLFITTQEDLEKLDSGPMHVQNLAAYLPSLKGRKVGIVTRGCDSRTIIELLQEKLIERKNITIFGISCSGAVNIRAVRRAVNGESVRSVQADGDSITVTTNHGTHTLRMQDVLMDKCYTCTNQTPIIHDHMVIAQTADHVPGDAPQTTLDALDSMEPGERFAFWEEHMDRCIRCYACRNACPLCVCKDSCVAQSRDPHWLDQSDTPREKLMFQAIHALHSAGRCTECGECERACPMGIPVLAMKQALNRRIKHLFDYQAGMDAQSTPPLFMFRQQEENIKERDAR, encoded by the coding sequence ATGACACAACATACACAGGAACTCCGCAAACTCATTGCGCAGGAACTGCCGAATCTGGATGTGGTTCTGGCATGGACGCACGGTCATAATTCCCTGACCAGCACGCCGTTGTTCATCACGACGCAGGAAGATCTGGAAAAGCTGGATTCCGGCCCCATGCACGTGCAGAACCTTGCCGCCTACCTGCCCTCACTCAAAGGGCGCAAGGTGGGCATTGTAACGCGCGGCTGCGACAGCCGCACCATCATCGAACTGCTGCAGGAAAAGCTGATTGAACGGAAAAACATCACCATCTTCGGCATTTCCTGTTCCGGTGCGGTAAACATCCGCGCGGTGCGCAGGGCCGTAAACGGCGAATCCGTCAGGTCCGTGCAGGCAGACGGCGACAGCATCACCGTAACCACAAACCACGGCACGCACACGCTGCGCATGCAGGATGTGCTGATGGACAAGTGCTACACATGCACCAACCAGACTCCAATCATCCACGATCATATGGTTATCGCACAGACCGCAGACCATGTACCCGGCGATGCGCCTCAGACAACGCTGGATGCGCTGGACAGCATGGAGCCGGGTGAGCGCTTCGCTTTCTGGGAAGAACACATGGACCGCTGTATCCGCTGCTATGCCTGCCGCAATGCCTGCCCCCTGTGCGTGTGCAAGGATAGCTGCGTGGCGCAGAGCCGCGACCCGCACTGGCTGGACCAGTCCGACACTCCGCGTGAAAAACTCATGTTTCAGGCCATCCACGCCCTGCATTCCGCAGGCCGCTGCACCGAGTGCGGCGAATGTGAACGCGCCTGCCCCATGGGCATTCCGGTGCTCGCCATGAAGCAGGCGCTGAACCGGCGGATCAAGCACCTGTTCGACTATCAGGCCGGTATGGATGCACAAAGCACTCCGCCGCTCTTCATGTTCCGCCAGCAGGAAGAGAACATCAAGGAGAGGGACGCACGATGA
- a CDS encoding 4Fe-4S dicluster domain-containing protein: MTTARFLKARDIAPWLEELSTAYTVLAPARHGDTVVFRDFNPANGIDMEHLSATPAKKALLPPCETLFEYKTTKTEEPPYKTAIELHPTLPEGKVLVFGARPCDARAMQIFDRVYDGNQARDPYYTARRNNATIVTLACDHQEETCFCDRVGGSPVDATGSDVLLTPLKAGYVAEALTDKGETLLNSTTFMKADGLKQEALNARHKMLEQVPDRSSFLDMERNLLSLFSDLGFWDKTAQACLSCGACTYLCPTCYCFNITDESHGDSGKRIRTWDNCMSSQFTLEGSGHNPRPTKAHRMRNRIGHKFSYYPQLHDKTLACVGCGRCISNCPVSFDIRNAVACAIQQADAAREHAHD; this comes from the coding sequence ATGACCACCGCACGCTTTCTCAAGGCTCGAGACATCGCACCGTGGCTGGAAGAACTCAGCACCGCGTATACCGTTCTGGCACCCGCACGGCACGGAGATACCGTTGTGTTCCGCGACTTCAATCCTGCAAACGGCATCGACATGGAGCATCTGTCCGCCACGCCCGCCAAAAAGGCCCTGCTGCCTCCCTGCGAAACTCTGTTTGAATACAAAACCACCAAGACCGAAGAGCCGCCCTACAAAACAGCCATAGAGCTGCACCCCACTCTGCCGGAAGGCAAGGTGCTGGTCTTCGGGGCACGCCCCTGCGACGCCCGCGCCATGCAGATATTCGACCGCGTGTATGACGGCAATCAAGCCAGAGACCCCTACTATACGGCCCGCCGCAATAACGCCACCATCGTCACCCTTGCCTGCGATCATCAGGAAGAAACCTGTTTCTGTGACCGTGTGGGCGGCAGCCCCGTGGATGCCACAGGGTCAGACGTGCTGCTCACCCCGCTGAAGGCGGGGTATGTGGCGGAGGCACTGACCGACAAAGGCGAGACTCTGCTGAACAGCACCACCTTCATGAAGGCGGACGGCCTGAAGCAGGAGGCGCTGAACGCCCGCCACAAGATGCTGGAGCAGGTGCCGGACCGTTCCTCATTCCTCGACATGGAGCGCAATCTGCTGTCGCTGTTCTCCGATCTCGGGTTCTGGGACAAAACAGCGCAAGCCTGCCTCAGTTGCGGGGCCTGCACCTACCTGTGTCCCACCTGCTATTGCTTCAACATCACGGACGAGTCGCACGGCGACTCCGGCAAGCGCATCCGCACGTGGGATAACTGCATGTCCAGCCAGTTCACGCTGGAAGGCAGCGGACACAATCCGCGCCCCACCAAGGCACACCGCATGCGCAACCGCATAGGCCACAAGTTCAGCTACTACCCGCAACTGCATGATAAAACGCTGGCCTGTGTGGGCTGCGGCAGATGCATATCCAACTGTCCGGTATCCTTCGACATACGCAACGCCGTCGCCTGTGCCATACAGCAGGCAGATGCAGCCCGGGAGCACGCCCATGACTAA
- a CDS encoding FAD/NAD(P)-binding protein, producing MTNNPPNVYLPDMATIVEVVQETPAIKTFRVVLNSEERMRAFHFEPGQVGQLSVLGVGESTFVINSPPTRKEFLQFSVMKVGELTGHLHKLKAGDQIGVRAPLGNHFPYASMKGKNIVFIGGGIGMAPLRTLLLFMLDNRADYGDITLLYGARSPRDMAFGYEVEEWLQRNDMRTVLTVDNGTPEWQHKVGLIPNVLKEINPGPENTVAVTCGPPIMIKFTVQALQELGFDDEQVVTTLEKRMKCGVGICGRCNIGTSYVCKDGPVYTLAQLKQLPAEM from the coding sequence ATGACTAACAATCCGCCCAATGTGTATCTGCCGGATATGGCCACCATTGTGGAGGTAGTGCAGGAAACCCCTGCCATCAAAACCTTCCGTGTGGTCCTCAATAGCGAAGAGAGAATGCGGGCTTTCCATTTCGAGCCCGGTCAGGTGGGCCAGCTTTCGGTACTCGGTGTGGGCGAATCCACCTTCGTTATCAATTCCCCTCCCACCCGCAAGGAATTCCTGCAATTCAGCGTCATGAAGGTGGGCGAACTGACCGGACACCTGCACAAGCTTAAAGCGGGCGACCAGATCGGCGTGCGCGCCCCGCTGGGCAATCACTTTCCCTATGCGTCCATGAAAGGCAAAAACATCGTCTTCATCGGCGGCGGCATCGGCATGGCGCCCTTGCGCACGCTGCTGCTCTTCATGCTCGACAACCGCGCGGACTACGGCGACATCACCCTGCTGTACGGCGCGCGCAGTCCGCGAGACATGGCCTTCGGCTATGAGGTGGAAGAATGGTTGCAGCGTAACGACATGCGTACCGTGCTCACCGTGGATAACGGCACGCCGGAATGGCAGCACAAGGTGGGCCTTATTCCCAACGTGCTTAAGGAAATCAACCCCGGTCCGGAGAACACGGTGGCCGTCACCTGCGGCCCGCCCATCATGATCAAGTTCACGGTGCAGGCGCTGCAGGAACTCGGGTTTGATGACGAACAGGTTGTCACCACCCTTGAAAAACGCATGAAATGCGGTGTGGGAATATGTGGCCGCTGCAACATAGGCACCAGCTACGTGTGCAAGGACGGCCCCGTCTACACACTGGCGCAGCTTAAGCAACTCCCCGCAGAGATGTAG